Within the Pseudomonas mendocina genome, the region CTGGGCCTCAAGACCTCCAGCGCGCAGATCACCGTGCATTACACGTGCGACGAGCTGGTCGGTCGCCAGGTGCTTTGCGTGTGCAACTTCGCCCCCAAACGCATCGCCGGCGTGCGTTCCGAAGTGCTGGTCACGGGTGTGTATGACAGCGACAACCGAGTGGTGCTGGCCGGCTTCGACAAGCCGTTGCCTAACGGAGCGCGCCTGGCATGAGCGAGCGCAACGCCCTACTGGCGATTCACCTGGGTGCACTGCTGTTCGGCCTGTCAGGCATCTTCGGCAAACTGGCCGCTACCACACCGAACATGATCGCAGGTGGCCGTGCCTTCTTCGCCGTCATCGCCCTGGCTCTGGCCGCCTTGCTCTGGCGCAGCCGCAACGCGGTTCGCCCGAGTCTGCGGCAGATGGCCCTGCTGGCACTCGGCGGCCTGCTGCTGGGCACCCACTGGGTCACCTTCTTCGAAGCGGTGAAAGTCTCCGGTGTGGCCATCGCTACCCTGGGTTTCGCCAGCTTCCCGGCCTTCACCATACTGCTGGAGGGGTTGCTGTTTCGCGAGCGCACCCGCCCCGGCGAGTTCGCCATGGTCGGCGTGGTGTGCGTGGGGCTGATACTGGTCACACCGGAGTTCAGCCTGGACAGCGGCGCCACCGTCGGCCTGCTGTGGGCGGTGTTGTCGGGTTTTCTGTTCGCCTTGCTGTCACTGCTCAATCGAGCCAGTACGCGCGGCCTCGACCCGGTAAAGGCCGCGCTGTATCAGAACATCACCGTGCTGCTGTGCTTCCTGCCGTTGGCCTGGCCGTCACTGCCCAGCGTGCGCCCGGTGGACTGGCTGTGGCTGGCCATGCTCGGCATCTTTTGCACGGGCCTGGCGCACAGCCTGTTCGTCGCCAGCCTGCGCGTGCTCAAGGCACGCACCACGGCGGTCATCTTCGCCCTGGAGCCGGTCTACGGGATTCTGTTCGCCTGGTGGCTGTTCAGCGAGCAGCCGACGCTGCGCATGCTGGCCGGCGGTTTGCTGATCGTCAGCGCGATCTTCGTTTCAGCGCGAATGGCACGCTGATCCTGAAGCTCTAACGGTCGTTATGGCCCAGATCGCGCCCCGGGTCGATCTGGTCACGCACTCTCTGCTTCAGCACCTTGGCCTCGGGGAAGCCACCATCGGCCTTGCGCTCCCAGATCTGCCGGCCATCACAGAGGATACGAAACACCCCGCCATTACCGGGCTCCAGGCTGACCCGCCCCAGCTCATCGGCAAAGGTACTGAGCAGCTCCTGAGCCAGCCAGGCGGCGCGCAGCAACCATTGGCATTGGGTGCAATAGGTGATGACGATTTCAGGCTTCTGATCGGACATGACAACGGCTCTACGATGGGGCTTGGTGCCTATAATAGCGGCCTTTGTCTCTGCTTCTGTCGGAAACTGCCATGCGTCGCCTGCTCGTTGCACTGATCTGCCTGCTCGCCCTGTCCAGCCTGCCTGCCATCGCCGCCGAACGCGTCGGCCTGGTGCTATCGG harbors:
- a CDS encoding tRNA-binding protein, whose translation is MQTIEWQDFEKVELRVGTIRSARPNEKAVKPAYVLEVDLGELGLKTSSAQITVHYTCDELVGRQVLCVCNFAPKRIAGVRSEVLVTGVYDSDNRVVLAGFDKPLPNGARLA
- a CDS encoding DMT family transporter, with the protein product MSERNALLAIHLGALLFGLSGIFGKLAATTPNMIAGGRAFFAVIALALAALLWRSRNAVRPSLRQMALLALGGLLLGTHWVTFFEAVKVSGVAIATLGFASFPAFTILLEGLLFRERTRPGEFAMVGVVCVGLILVTPEFSLDSGATVGLLWAVLSGFLFALLSLLNRASTRGLDPVKAALYQNITVLLCFLPLAWPSLPSVRPVDWLWLAMLGIFCTGLAHSLFVASLRVLKARTTAVIFALEPVYGILFAWWLFSEQPTLRMLAGGLLIVSAIFVSARMAR
- a CDS encoding SelT/SelW/SelH family protein translates to MSDQKPEIVITYCTQCQWLLRAAWLAQELLSTFADELGRVSLEPGNGGVFRILCDGRQIWERKADGGFPEAKVLKQRVRDQIDPGRDLGHNDR